A genomic stretch from Serratia entomophila includes:
- a CDS encoding SDR family oxidoreductase, with protein MNFQLEKRVAVVTGGSSGIGFETLRLLLAEGAKVAFCGRDREKLAGAETRLRDEFPRADILALRCDVLDAQQVAQFAAQVTAHFGGVDLLINNAGQGFVAHFDQTPREAWLHEAELKLFGVINPVQAFLPALERSDIASITCVNSLLALQPEEHMIATSAARAALLNMTLTLSKELVEKGIRVNSILLGMVESGQWRRRFEARSDQDQSWEQWTAAIAERRGIPMKRLGKPQEPAQALLFLASPLASFTTGAALDVSGGFNRHL; from the coding sequence ATGAACTTTCAGCTTGAAAAACGGGTGGCGGTGGTGACCGGCGGCTCGTCGGGCATCGGCTTTGAAACCCTGCGGCTGCTGCTGGCTGAAGGGGCTAAGGTGGCGTTCTGCGGCCGCGATAGGGAGAAGCTGGCCGGCGCGGAAACCCGCCTGCGCGACGAGTTTCCTCGGGCTGACATCCTGGCGCTGCGCTGCGACGTGCTGGATGCGCAGCAGGTGGCGCAGTTCGCCGCCCAGGTGACGGCGCATTTCGGCGGCGTAGATCTGCTGATCAACAACGCCGGCCAGGGCTTTGTCGCCCACTTTGACCAGACCCCGCGCGAGGCCTGGCTGCACGAGGCCGAACTGAAGCTGTTCGGCGTCATCAATCCGGTGCAGGCGTTCCTGCCGGCGCTGGAACGCTCGGACATCGCCTCGATCACCTGCGTGAATTCGCTGCTGGCGCTGCAGCCGGAGGAGCACATGATCGCCACCTCGGCGGCGCGTGCGGCGCTGCTCAATATGACGCTGACGCTGTCGAAAGAGCTGGTGGAGAAGGGCATCCGCGTCAACTCTATCCTGCTGGGCATGGTGGAGTCCGGACAATGGCGCCGCCGCTTCGAGGCGCGCAGCGACCAGGATCAGAGCTGGGAGCAGTGGACGGCGGCGATCGCCGAACGGCGCGGCATTCCGATGAAGCGCCTCGGCAAACCGCAGGAGCCGGCGCAGGCGCTGCTGTTCCTCGCTTCGCCGCTGGCTTCCTTTACCACCGGGGCGGCGCTGGACGTTTCCGGCGGTTTTAACCGTCATCTGTAA
- a CDS encoding alpha/beta fold hydrolase, translated as MSGLAQRQQARCGGYTLSWREAGHGRPVVLLHGISSSSASWIRQFSDRGLIDGHRLLAWDAPGYGGSLPLAAGAADAADYAAALAALVAELRLEQPLIVGHSLGALIGSAYAAGYPDGLCGLVLADPAQGYASAPEEKRRQVYGQRKRMMETLGPQGYGEQRAAALLREGTDPQNIAWVRSGMQQLDPDGFLSAAWMLANDDIGRYLARYRGPLEVWCGDEDSITPPEGAGRLAQEQDAPLRLIEGAGHASYLDAPACFNRYVQDFTGAIQP; from the coding sequence ATGAGCGGCCTGGCGCAACGCCAGCAGGCGCGCTGCGGGGGCTATACCCTGAGCTGGCGCGAGGCCGGGCACGGGCGGCCGGTGGTACTGCTGCACGGCATCAGCTCGAGCTCGGCGTCGTGGATCAGGCAGTTCAGCGATCGCGGCCTGATCGACGGCCACCGCCTGTTGGCCTGGGATGCACCGGGCTACGGCGGCAGCCTGCCGCTGGCCGCTGGGGCGGCGGATGCGGCCGACTATGCCGCGGCGCTGGCGGCGCTGGTGGCAGAACTGCGGTTGGAACAGCCGCTGATCGTCGGGCATTCGCTCGGCGCGCTGATCGGCAGCGCCTACGCCGCCGGCTACCCGGACGGGCTGTGCGGGCTGGTGCTGGCGGATCCGGCGCAGGGCTACGCCAGCGCGCCGGAAGAAAAACGGCGGCAGGTGTATGGCCAGCGCAAACGGATGATGGAAACGCTGGGGCCGCAGGGCTACGGCGAGCAACGGGCGGCGGCGCTGCTGCGTGAGGGGACGGATCCGCAAAATATCGCCTGGGTGCGCAGCGGCATGCAGCAGCTCGATCCCGACGGTTTTCTCAGCGCCGCCTGGATGTTGGCCAACGACGACATTGGCCGCTATCTGGCGCGTTATCGCGGGCCGCTGGAAGTGTGGTGCGGCGATGAAGACAGCATTACGCCGCCGGAGGGCGCGGGCCGCCTGGCGCAGGAGCAGGACGCACCGCTGCGCCTGATCGAAGGCGCCGGCCACGCCAGCTATCTCGATGCGCCGGCCTGTTTTAACCGCTATGTGCAGGACTTTACGGGAGCGATTCAACCATGA
- a CDS encoding cupin domain-containing protein, whose protein sequence is MSQVDNKAGVKPQELSMENWVESRIARFEGRKYDWNALKFQADFDPKYRRAQMRYIGTGATGVVNDTNTIPAGNFTFSTMVLPSKCEGPLHLHDDVEEVFFMLKGSITLMIQDGEDYYETKLKERDLISVPAGVYRGLFNHGEEEALMCVMLGTAKPETPTYPADHPLSKVKRN, encoded by the coding sequence ATGTCCCAGGTTGATAACAAAGCCGGCGTCAAGCCGCAGGAACTGTCGATGGAAAATTGGGTGGAATCGCGCATCGCCCGCTTCGAAGGCCGCAAATACGACTGGAACGCGCTGAAGTTCCAGGCCGATTTCGACCCGAAATACCGCCGCGCGCAGATGCGCTACATCGGCACCGGCGCCACCGGCGTGGTCAACGACACCAACACCATTCCGGCGGGCAATTTCACCTTCTCCACCATGGTGCTGCCGTCGAAGTGCGAAGGCCCGCTGCACCTGCACGACGACGTGGAAGAAGTGTTCTTTATGCTCAAGGGCAGCATCACGCTGATGATTCAGGACGGAGAAGACTATTACGAGACCAAGCTGAAAGAGCGTGACCTGATCTCGGTGCCGGCCGGCGTCTATCGCGGGTTATTCAACCACGGCGAGGAAGAGGCGCTGATGTGCGTGATGCTGGGCACCGCCAAGCCGGAAACCCCGACTTACCCGGCGGATCATCCGTTATCCAAAGTGAAGCGCAACTGA
- a CDS encoding MFS transporter — protein sequence MTTQDIDARAGRVGEAVVENPQQRVRWSVPIALFACVLLAFFDKISIAALFSDGEFQQALGISFDPARLGLLMSAFLFSYGISSMLLSGIGDRLNPVKVLIGMMIVWGVLMVLMGMARSYHAMMTLRILLGIAEGPLLPMAYAIIRQAFPQRLQARATMLWLLGTPLGAALGFPVTLYILNTFDWQATFFFMAFLTLPVMLLVLFGMRHLNVARPAAATVSQPAIAERKQHRRELLRSPHFWMICLFNIAFLTYLWGMNGWLPSYLIKGKGIHLEHAGYLSSLPFIAMLLGEVLGAWLSDKLDRRALACFLSLCGAGLGLAVVLHLQGTYSVIAAMAFSTFMWGAGAPNIFALLAKATSSKVSATAGGIFNGLGNFAGALAPVLMGALIAATGNMDNGLLFLVVMAFIGCIILLPLLKKY from the coding sequence ATGACTACGCAAGACATTGACGCCCGCGCTGGACGGGTGGGGGAAGCCGTTGTCGAAAATCCGCAGCAGCGGGTGCGCTGGTCGGTGCCGATCGCGCTGTTCGCCTGCGTGCTGCTGGCGTTTTTCGACAAGATCAGCATCGCGGCGCTGTTTTCCGACGGCGAATTCCAGCAGGCGCTGGGCATCAGCTTTGATCCGGCGCGGCTCGGGCTGTTGATGAGCGCGTTTCTGTTTTCTTACGGCATTTCCTCGATGCTGCTCAGCGGCATTGGCGACCGGCTGAACCCGGTCAAAGTGCTGATCGGCATGATGATCGTGTGGGGCGTGCTGATGGTGCTGATGGGCATGGCCCGCTCTTATCACGCCATGATGACGCTGCGCATCCTGCTCGGCATCGCTGAAGGGCCGCTGTTGCCGATGGCCTACGCCATTATTCGCCAGGCCTTCCCGCAGCGGCTGCAGGCGCGCGCCACCATGCTGTGGCTGTTGGGCACGCCGCTGGGCGCCGCGCTCGGTTTCCCGGTCACCCTGTACATCCTCAATACCTTCGACTGGCAGGCCACCTTCTTCTTTATGGCGTTTCTGACGCTGCCGGTGATGCTGCTGGTGCTGTTCGGCATGCGCCATCTGAACGTGGCGCGCCCGGCGGCGGCTACGGTTTCCCAGCCGGCGATCGCCGAGCGCAAACAGCATCGCCGCGAGCTGCTGCGCAGCCCGCATTTCTGGATGATCTGCCTGTTCAACATCGCCTTCCTCACCTACCTGTGGGGCATGAACGGCTGGTTGCCGAGCTACCTGATCAAGGGCAAGGGCATTCATCTGGAGCACGCCGGCTACCTATCTTCACTGCCTTTCATCGCCATGCTGCTCGGCGAAGTGCTGGGCGCCTGGCTGTCGGACAAGCTGGATCGCCGCGCGCTGGCCTGCTTCCTCTCGCTGTGCGGGGCCGGCCTGGGGCTGGCGGTGGTGCTGCACCTGCAGGGCACCTACAGCGTGATCGCCGCCATGGCCTTCAGCACCTTTATGTGGGGCGCCGGAGCGCCGAACATCTTCGCGCTGCTGGCGAAAGCCACCAGCAGCAAGGTCAGCGCCACCGCCGGCGGCATTTTTAACGGTTTGGGCAATTTTGCCGGCGCGCTGGCGCCGGTGCTGATGGGGGCGCTGATCGCCGCCACCGGCAACATGGATAACGGCCTGCTGTTCCTGGTGGTGATGGCCTTCATCGGCTGCATCATTCTGCTGCCGTTGCTGAAAAAGTACTGA
- a CDS encoding NAD(P)/FAD-dependent oxidoreductase, with product MSQPEPAGILIIGGGQAGGWAAKTLRDRGYGGRLTVVSDEPYDFYERPPLSKAALLDGAAPLSRLFSEQTVAELNIDWHRPLRAEAIDAPRQVVTLSNGRQLQFDQLLIATGGRPRLPNAAWAAHPRVMTLRSWDDAARLRQALQGCRQLAIVGGGWIGLEIAASARRLGAEVTVFERQPALCMRSVGAGVSQALLELHQRQGVTVLCGCGEISLEDRDGAAWIGSELGDPQAFDLVVVGIGVELNLELAHSAGLKIDAGIVVDGQGRTSHPAIFAAGDVARHPTLGLCLQSWAYAQNQAISTACAMLDAFAAPYDDVAWLWSDQYDVNIQILGVPIGGVHHIVRRTPQSQVFFTLNADRQLVQMVAFNDARTIKLGKRWLASGRVLEPQQLADVEFSLMALK from the coding sequence ATGAGCCAGCCAGAACCGGCGGGCATCCTGATCATCGGCGGCGGCCAGGCTGGCGGCTGGGCGGCGAAAACGCTGCGCGACCGCGGCTACGGCGGGCGCCTGACGGTGGTCAGCGACGAACCCTATGACTTTTATGAACGCCCGCCGCTCTCCAAGGCGGCGCTGCTGGACGGCGCCGCGCCGCTCAGCCGGCTGTTCAGCGAACAGACGGTGGCGGAGCTGAATATCGACTGGCACCGCCCGCTGCGCGCCGAAGCTATCGATGCGCCGCGGCAGGTGGTGACGCTCAGCAACGGCCGGCAGCTGCAGTTTGATCAGCTGCTGATCGCCACCGGCGGGCGGCCGCGTTTGCCGAATGCCGCCTGGGCGGCGCACCCGCGGGTGATGACGCTGCGCTCCTGGGACGATGCGGCCCGGCTGCGCCAGGCGCTGCAAGGGTGCCGTCAGTTGGCGATCGTCGGCGGCGGCTGGATAGGGCTGGAGATCGCCGCCTCGGCGCGCCGCCTTGGCGCCGAGGTAACGGTGTTTGAACGCCAGCCTGCGCTGTGCATGCGCAGCGTCGGCGCCGGGGTATCCCAGGCGCTGCTTGAACTGCATCAACGGCAGGGCGTGACGGTGCTGTGTGGCTGCGGCGAGATCTCGCTGGAAGACCGCGACGGCGCGGCCTGGATCGGCAGCGAGCTCGGCGATCCTCAGGCGTTCGATCTGGTGGTGGTGGGGATCGGCGTGGAACTGAACCTCGAGCTGGCGCACAGCGCCGGGCTGAAAATCGACGCCGGCATCGTGGTCGACGGCCAGGGGCGCACCAGCCACCCGGCTATCTTCGCCGCCGGCGACGTGGCGCGTCATCCGACGCTCGGCCTGTGCCTGCAGTCCTGGGCCTATGCGCAGAACCAGGCCATCAGCACCGCCTGCGCCATGCTGGACGCCTTCGCCGCCCCTTACGACGACGTTGCCTGGCTGTGGTCGGATCAATACGACGTCAATATTCAAATCCTCGGCGTGCCGATCGGCGGGGTGCATCACATCGTGCGGCGCACGCCGCAGTCGCAGGTGTTCTTCACGCTGAACGCCGACCGGCAGCTGGTGCAGATGGTGGCCTTCAACGACGCGCGCACCATCAAGCTCGGCAAACGCTGGCTGGCCAGCGGAAGGGTACTGGAACCGCAGCAGCTGGCGGACGTGGAGTTTTCTCTGATGGCGTTGAAATAA
- a CDS encoding VOC family protein, producing the protein MSVIGIEKLEFGVEDLSTCEKFMQDFGLQSVTQHWGEPQREFTTLSGARVVLHPQQSEALPTAFEGGSTLRCMTWGVASPAELAALQPLLAQMPGFRQVGEELECVDPNGMTLRFGVSRQQQVDVPVTPINQWGDVRRIDQPSPVYSQAQPINIGHVVFFVEDLAATERFYREVLGFQVSDRYIDRAVFLRTQARGGHHNLFLLKLPNRPRGLNHVAFTVRDIHEVIGGGIAMNKEKWSTFIGPGRHPISSAYFWYVNSPTGGAFEYYTNDDFLTENWQPRELEHSLVSFTEWAVEGGIDHDTRRQLKKAEAL; encoded by the coding sequence ATGAGCGTAATCGGAATCGAAAAGCTGGAGTTTGGCGTCGAAGATCTGTCTACCTGCGAGAAATTCATGCAGGACTTCGGCCTGCAGTCTGTAACGCAGCACTGGGGCGAGCCCCAGCGTGAATTCACTACCCTGAGCGGGGCGCGCGTGGTGCTGCACCCGCAACAAAGCGAAGCGCTGCCGACGGCGTTCGAAGGCGGCTCCACCCTGCGCTGCATGACCTGGGGCGTGGCTTCCCCAGCCGAACTGGCGGCGCTGCAGCCGCTGTTGGCGCAGATGCCGGGCTTCCGTCAGGTTGGCGAAGAGCTGGAGTGCGTCGATCCCAACGGCATGACGCTGCGTTTCGGCGTCAGCCGCCAGCAGCAGGTTGACGTGCCCGTCACGCCGATCAATCAGTGGGGCGACGTGCGCCGTATCGATCAGCCCAGCCCGGTGTATTCGCAGGCGCAGCCGATCAACATCGGCCATGTGGTGTTCTTCGTCGAAGATCTGGCGGCCACCGAACGCTTCTACCGGGAGGTGCTGGGTTTCCAGGTCTCGGATCGTTATATCGACCGCGCGGTATTTCTGCGCACCCAGGCGCGCGGCGGCCACCACAACCTGTTTTTGCTGAAGCTGCCTAACCGCCCGCGCGGCCTGAATCACGTGGCGTTCACCGTGCGCGATATCCATGAGGTGATCGGCGGCGGCATCGCCATGAACAAGGAGAAATGGAGCACCTTTATCGGCCCAGGCCGTCACCCGATTTCCTCGGCCTATTTCTGGTACGTCAACAGCCCGACCGGCGGCGCGTTCGAGTATTACACCAACGACGATTTCCTGACGGAGAACTGGCAACCGCGCGAGCTGGAACACTCGCTGGTGTCGTTCACCGAATGGGCGGTGGAAGGCGGCATCGATCACGACACCCGTCGTCAGCTGAAAAAGGCGGAGGCGTTATGA
- a CDS encoding IclR family transcriptional regulator: MADDHACKYLIPGLDRGLQLLLAFGEQHKEMTFAELHRLVDMPKATAYRVVQTLEHLGFLERNPRTNTFALGIKVLRLGFEYIASLDVAQAGQPVIEQLRDRSQCSSHLAIRDERDVIYIARVSAAGSQINQVSVGTRLPVHQTSLGRMLLTSATRDEFEQLYPQAQLPGNAPGTPADREALWQMVQQDKARGYVIGESFFRHGISSIVYPIFNRERRVEAVVSIMVPFDEIPKADRERLRMEVRDAAEKISGFLGAPPQANVG; this comes from the coding sequence ATGGCGGACGATCACGCGTGTAAGTATTTGATCCCGGGACTGGATCGCGGGCTGCAGCTGCTGCTGGCGTTTGGCGAGCAGCATAAGGAAATGACCTTTGCCGAGCTGCATCGCCTGGTCGATATGCCAAAGGCCACCGCCTACCGCGTGGTGCAGACGCTGGAGCACCTGGGTTTTTTGGAGCGCAACCCGCGCACCAACACCTTTGCGCTCGGCATCAAGGTGCTGCGCCTCGGCTTTGAATATATCGCTTCGCTGGACGTGGCGCAGGCCGGCCAGCCGGTGATTGAGCAGCTGCGCGATCGCAGCCAGTGCAGCAGCCATCTGGCGATCCGCGATGAGCGCGATGTGATCTACATCGCCCGCGTCAGCGCCGCCGGTTCGCAAATCAATCAGGTCAGCGTCGGTACCCGTTTGCCGGTGCACCAGACGTCGCTCGGGCGCATGCTGTTGACCAGCGCCACCCGCGACGAGTTCGAACAGCTGTATCCGCAGGCGCAGCTGCCGGGCAACGCGCCGGGCACCCCGGCGGATCGCGAAGCGCTGTGGCAGATGGTGCAACAGGACAAGGCGCGCGGCTATGTGATCGGCGAGTCGTTTTTCCGCCACGGCATCTCCTCGATCGTGTATCCGATCTTCAACCGCGAGCGGCGGGTGGAGGCGGTGGTCAGCATCATGGTGCCGTTCGACGAGATCCCGAAAGCGGATCGCGAGCGGCTGCGGATGGAGGTGAGGGACGCCGCGGAAAAAATCTCCGGCTTCCTGGGCGCGCCGCCGCAGGCAAACGTCGGTTAA
- a CDS encoding SDR family oxidoreductase, which translates to MNGLLNGKRILVTGAARGLGRSFAAAIAAAGARVVMCDILADELADSAAGLREQGALVETQTIDLASPASITAAFKAIAAGGAIDGLVNNAALATGVGGKTMMEYDIDLWDRVMQVNVRGTWLVSQAAVPLLAQNPHAKIVNVASDTALWGAPRLMAYVASKGAIISMTRSMARELGPQGICVNAIAPGLTRVEATEYVPAERHQLYEQGRALAGAQHPDDVNGSVLYLLSPLADFVTGQLLPVNGGFVFN; encoded by the coding sequence GTGAACGGCCTGCTGAACGGCAAACGTATCCTGGTTACCGGCGCGGCGCGCGGCCTGGGGCGCAGCTTCGCCGCCGCCATCGCCGCGGCCGGCGCCAGGGTGGTGATGTGCGATATTCTGGCGGATGAGCTGGCGGACAGCGCCGCCGGCCTGCGCGAGCAGGGCGCTCTGGTGGAAACCCAGACCATCGATCTGGCGTCGCCGGCGTCGATCACGGCGGCATTCAAGGCGATCGCCGCAGGCGGCGCGATCGACGGGCTGGTCAACAACGCGGCGTTGGCCACCGGCGTCGGCGGCAAAACCATGATGGAATACGATATCGATCTTTGGGATCGGGTGATGCAGGTCAACGTGCGCGGCACCTGGCTGGTGAGCCAGGCGGCGGTGCCGCTGCTGGCGCAGAACCCGCACGCCAAAATAGTCAACGTCGCCTCGGACACCGCGCTGTGGGGCGCGCCGCGCCTGATGGCCTACGTGGCCAGCAAAGGGGCGATTATCTCGATGACCCGTTCGATGGCGCGTGAGCTGGGCCCGCAGGGGATTTGCGTCAACGCCATCGCGCCGGGGCTGACGCGGGTGGAAGCCACCGAATACGTGCCGGCCGAGCGCCATCAGCTGTATGAACAGGGGCGAGCGCTGGCCGGGGCGCAGCATCCGGACGACGTCAACGGCAGCGTGCTTTACCTGTTGTCGCCGCTGGCGGACTTTGTCACCGGGCAACTGTTGCCGGTCAACGGCGGCTTCGTCTTCAACTAA
- a CDS encoding aromatic ring-hydroxylating oxygenase subunit alpha, with product MTANTTSSAQNLQDYLDQGLRGMWYPVLASWEVGNNPVGITRLAQQIVVWRDAEGAIHALEDRCPHRGARLSMGWNLGDRIACWYHGVEVGGDGTVKDVPAVDKCPLVGQKCLRSYPAKEAYGAVFLYFGVTADEAPPELNFPQELADEVSYSNFLCTASWDCNYQYALENVMDPMHGTYLHSSSHSMAEGDRKADMALEPTDCGFIFKKNGQIGVNFDWVEFGSSGAYWMRLSIPYKKRFGPGGHFWIIGMVVPEDKDHCRVFFWRIRKVQDWQRDIWRFMYRNRLEALHWDVLEQDRIVLENMAPNARGREYLYQHDVGLSRLRRMMQKEAQKQLAMLSEREAAQ from the coding sequence ATGACGGCAAACACAACATCCTCCGCACAGAATTTGCAGGACTATCTCGATCAGGGGCTGCGCGGCATGTGGTATCCGGTGCTGGCCAGTTGGGAAGTGGGCAACAACCCCGTGGGCATCACCCGTCTGGCGCAGCAGATCGTGGTATGGCGCGACGCTGAAGGCGCCATCCATGCGCTGGAAGATCGCTGCCCGCACCGCGGCGCGCGGCTTTCCATGGGGTGGAACCTCGGCGATCGCATCGCCTGCTGGTATCACGGCGTGGAAGTGGGCGGCGACGGCACGGTCAAAGACGTGCCGGCGGTAGACAAGTGCCCGCTGGTGGGGCAGAAATGTCTGCGATCTTACCCGGCGAAAGAGGCCTACGGCGCGGTATTCCTTTATTTCGGCGTCACCGCGGACGAAGCGCCGCCGGAGCTGAACTTCCCGCAGGAGCTGGCGGACGAAGTCTCGTACAGCAACTTCCTGTGCACCGCCAGCTGGGACTGCAACTATCAGTACGCGCTGGAAAACGTGATGGATCCCATGCACGGCACTTATCTGCACTCTTCTTCGCATTCGATGGCGGAAGGGGATCGCAAGGCGGATATGGCGCTGGAACCTACCGACTGCGGTTTTATCTTCAAGAAAAACGGCCAGATCGGCGTCAACTTTGACTGGGTGGAGTTCGGCAGCAGCGGCGCTTACTGGATGCGCCTGTCGATCCCGTATAAAAAACGCTTCGGGCCAGGCGGCCACTTCTGGATCATCGGCATGGTGGTGCCGGAAGACAAGGATCATTGCCGGGTATTCTTCTGGCGTATCCGCAAGGTGCAAGACTGGCAGCGTGATATCTGGCGCTTCATGTACCGCAACCGTCTGGAGGCGCTGCACTGGGACGTGCTGGAGCAGGATCGCATCGTGCTGGAAAACATGGCGCCTAACGCCCGCGGCCGCGAATATCTTTACCAGCACGACGTCGGCCTTTCCCGCCTGCGCCGCATGATGCAGAAAGAGGCGCAAAAGCAGCTGGCGATGCTCAGCGAGCGGGAGGCGGCGCAGTGA
- a CDS encoding recombinase-like helix-turn-helix domain-containing protein — protein MQHITDFNPWLPDTQQVIPAREGGNGQIHQPGQFQNVVWQNRARVPDGFETALVAALEEIFEQGAEELEQIVSALNQRRLFDRSGQPWNEATFREFLHVNGF, from the coding sequence ATGCAGCACATCACCGATTTCAATCCCTGGCTGCCGGACACCCAACAGGTGATCCCGGCGCGTGAAGGCGGCAATGGCCAAATTCATCAGCCGGGCCAGTTCCAGAACGTTGTCTGGCAAAACCGCGCCCGGGTGCCGGACGGTTTTGAAACCGCGCTGGTTGCGGCGCTGGAAGAGATCTTCGAGCAGGGTGCGGAAGAGCTGGAACAGATCGTCAGCGCGTTGAATCAGCGCCGCCTGTTCGATCGCAGCGGCCAGCCGTGGAATGAGGCGACGTTCCGCGAATTCCTTCACGTTAACGGTTTCTGA
- a CDS encoding non-heme iron oxygenase ferredoxin subunit: protein MSWKNVCEVSQVKEDFPFSAKVEGKEVGVYLIDGNYYALEDVCPHAYALLSQGFVDDGKVECPLHEALFDVRTGQCLREPGGRDLQTYATRVIDNQIQITFIAEE from the coding sequence ATGAGCTGGAAGAACGTGTGTGAAGTGTCTCAGGTGAAAGAAGATTTTCCTTTCTCCGCCAAAGTGGAAGGGAAAGAGGTCGGGGTTTACCTGATCGACGGCAACTACTACGCGCTGGAAGACGTTTGCCCACATGCTTATGCCTTGCTCAGCCAGGGGTTTGTTGACGACGGTAAGGTTGAGTGCCCGCTGCATGAAGCGCTGTTCGACGTGCGCACCGGGCAATGCCTGCGCGAGCCGGGCGGCCGCGATCTGCAAACCTATGCCACCCGGGTGATCGACAACCAAATTCAGATCACCTTTATCGCGGAGGAGTAA